From Lonchura striata isolate bLonStr1 chromosome 31, bLonStr1.mat, whole genome shotgun sequence, one genomic window encodes:
- the PAK4 gene encoding serine/threonine-protein kinase PAK 4 produces MFSKKKKRVEISAPSNFEHRVHTGYDASEQRFTGLPRQWQGLLEESARRPKPLVDPACITAIRGAHKAEHHPGRPQEGTPNGPVPAGAPGASHAPGPPRPKAPEPPPPAPEPPAPRPPGPAPAPGAGPQRVSHEQFRAALQMVVDPGDPRTYLDNFIKIGEGSTGVVCIATVRGSGKLVAVKKMDLRKQQRRELLFNEVVIMRDHQHENVVEMYNSYLVGDELWVVMEFLEGGALTDIVTHTRMSEEQIAAVCRSVLRALAVLHAQGVIHRDIKSDSILLTHDGRVKLSDFGFCAQVNKDVPRRKSLVGTPYWMAPELISRLPYGPEVDIWSLGVMVIEMVDGEPPYFNEPPLKAMKLIRDNLPPRLKNGHKVSPSLKGFLERMLVRDPAQRASAPELLRHPFLGVAGPPACIVPLMRQHRLR; encoded by the exons ATGTTCTCCAAGAAGAAGAAGCGGGTGGAGATCTCGGCGCCGTCCAACTTCGAGCACCGGGTGCACACGGGGTACGACGCCTCGGAGCAGCGCTTCACGGGGCTGCCCCGCcagtggcaggggctgctcgaGGAGTCCGCCCGCCGCCCCAAGCCCCTCGTGGACCCCGCCTGCATCACCGCCATCCGTGGGGCCCACAAG GCCGAGCACCACCCGGGACGCCCGCAGGAGGGGACCCCCAATGGGCCGGTCCCTGCCGGCGCTCCTGGTGCCTCCCACGCCCCCGGTCCCCCACGCCCCAAAGCCCCGGAGCCACCTCccccggccccggagcccccggccccgcgtccccccggccccgcgcccgctccggGGGCGGGGCCCCAGCGCGTGTCCCACGAGCAGTTCCGGGCGGCGCTGCAGATGGTGGTGGACCCCGGCGACCCCCGCACGTACCTGGACAACTTCATCAAGATCGGCGAGGGCTCCACGGGCGTCGTCTGCATTGCCACCGTGCGCGGCTCCGGCAAGCTGGTGGCCGTCAAAAAGATGGACCTGCGCAAGCAGCAGCGGCGGGAGCTGCTCTTCAACGAG GTGGTGATCATGCGGGACCACCAGCACGAGAACGTGGTGGAGATGTACAACAGTTACCTGGTGGGCGATGAGCTCTGGGTGGTCATGGAGTTCCTGGAGGGCGGCGCGCTGACCGACATCGTCACCCATACCAG GATGTCGGAGGAGCAGATCGCGGCCGTGTGCCGCTCGGTGCTGCGGGCGCTCGCCGTGCTGCACGCCCAGGGCGTCATCCACCGCGACATCAAGAGCGACTCCATCCTCCTCACGCACGACGGGCGG GTGAAGCTCTCGGATTTCGGCTTCTGCGCCCAAGTGAACAAGGACGTGCCACGGCGCAAGTCCCTGGTGGGGACTCCGTACTGGATGGCCCCTGAGCTCATCTCACGCCTGCCCTATGGCCCAGAG GTGGACATCTGGTCTCTGGGGGTGATGGTCATCGAGATGGTGGATGGGGAACCCCCTTATTTCAACGAGCCCCCCCTCAAAGCCATGAAGCTGATCCGGGACAACCTTCCCCCCCGGCTCAAGAACGGCCACAAG gtgtccccatccctgaaggGCTTCCTGGAGCGGATGCTGGTGCGGGACCCGGCACAGCGGGCGAGCGCCCCGGAGCTGCTCCGCCACCCCTTCCTGGGCGTCGCGGGGCCCCCCGCCTGCATTGTGCCCCTCATGCGGCAGCACCGGCTGCGGTGA